In Paenibacillus durus, the DNA window GGGCGGATTTCGCCGGGCCAAATTAAGCGTAGTACCCTGCAGGAGAGACTGACTGCCTGTGGCTACAGCTCGCGCCATCTGCGGATGTACGCCGAATCCGGGGTTGCCGCCAGACGCTTCCAGCAGCGCCACCGGAACCAGCTGTGGCAGTCAGACCTCAAATACGGACCGTATTTGCCCCTTGGCGAAAGCGGGACGATGAAACAGGTGTATCTGGTCGTGTTCATTGACGACGCTACAAGGTTTATTCTGCATGGGGAGTTTGTGCCGGTCATGGACCAGCGGCTGGTCGAATCGGCGTTTCGCCAAGCGATCCAGAAGTATGGGGTACCAGAAGCGGTCTATTTTGACAACGGCAAGCAGTACCGTACCCAAGCCATGACCCGGATATGTTCCAAGCTCGGAACCCGGCTGCTCTATGCGAAGCCCTACTCGCCTGAATCCAAAGGCAAGGTCGAACGGTTTAACCAAATCGTCGATTCGTTTCTGAGCGAAGTCGCCTTGGAGAAGCCGAAGACACTCGAGCAGTTGAATGAGCGCTTCGAGGTATGGCTCTCGGAGTGCTACCAGCACAAGCCCCACTCCGCCCTGCCGGACAAGCAAAGCCCGGAAACGGCGTTTCGGAGTGACAAGAAAGCACTGCGGTTCATGGACCCGGATACCTTGGCGGACGCGTTCTTGCATAGTGAAAAGCGGAAGGTCGACAAGTCGGGCTGCATTAGCTTCATGAACCGAAAGTACGAAGTGGGCCTGACGGTCATTGGCTGTACGGTCGAGGTGGTTTATGACCCGGCAGACCCCACGGAACTGACGATTGAGTATGAGGGACGAGCGCCGTGGCGGGTGCGCGAGATGGAAATCGGTCAGCGGGCGGGAACCCGTCCGGCGTTGCCGGAGCACCTGGGCGCATCTATGACCGACACGTCGAGACTGCTGGAGGCGGCAGAGCAGCGACACCAGCAGCGCAAACAGCGGGAAGCACCTGCGGTGACGTACCGCAGAGTGCAGGCGGAGGATGGCCATGTTTGAGTCCTTCTACGAGTTGCACCGTGCTCCGTTCTCCAGAGATCTTGCGGTAGACGAGTTATATGCGTCTGCGTCGCAGGAAGAAATGCTCGGGCGTCTGGCCTATGTCGCGGAACGCC includes these proteins:
- a CDS encoding DDE-type integrase/transposase/recombinase, translating into MKDQKKAEALAAERMQLLAPLLAEGLDPAKAREMKAQICKQTGLSERTLRRYLASYRSEGFTGLKPKGKGRQPSEEILPTAVLEQAILLRREVPGRSVAQLIQILEWEGRISPGQIKRSTLQERLTACGYSSRHLRMYAESGVAARRFQQRHRNQLWQSDLKYGPYLPLGESGTMKQVYLVVFIDDATRFILHGEFVPVMDQRLVESAFRQAIQKYGVPEAVYFDNGKQYRTQAMTRICSKLGTRLLYAKPYSPESKGKVERFNQIVDSFLSEVALEKPKTLEQLNERFEVWLSECYQHKPHSALPDKQSPETAFRSDKKALRFMDPDTLADAFLHSEKRKVDKSGCISFMNRKYEVGLTVIGCTVEVVYDPADPTELTIEYEGRAPWRVREMEIGQRAGTRPALPEHLGASMTDTSRLLEAAEQRHQQRKQREAPAVTYRRVQAEDGHV